A single genomic interval of Shewanella halotolerans harbors:
- a CDS encoding uracil-xanthine permease family protein, translating to MKRLAIPLQGAQMLFVAFGALVLMPLLTGLDTNVALFTAGIGTLLFQLVTKRQVPIFLASSFAFIAPILYGVQTWGIPATMGGLMAAGCVYLVLATLVKFRGDAFIKRLLPPVVVGPVIIVIGLGLAPVAVNMALGKSGDGGLVLVDPEHALIISLASLLTTIAVAIFAKGIVKLMPILAGIIVGYGLSLFFGVVDFAPVAQASWLAMPNFVAPEFNWHAIAFMIPVAIAPAVEHIGDILAISNVTGKDYMKKPGLHRTLSGDGIATIAASVLGGPPNTTYSEVTGAVTLTKAFNPAIMTWTAITAILLAFIGKLGALMQTIPVPVMGGIMCLLFGSIAAVGLNSLIKNHVDLSEPRNLCIVGVTLVFGIGGMAFGIGSFSLTGISLCGIVAITMNLLLPEAHARQEQEVA from the coding sequence ATGAAACGTTTAGCAATCCCCCTACAGGGCGCGCAAATGCTGTTTGTCGCCTTTGGCGCCTTAGTATTGATGCCGCTGTTAACCGGGCTCGATACCAACGTCGCCCTCTTTACCGCCGGCATTGGCACCTTGCTCTTCCAGCTCGTGACCAAACGCCAAGTCCCCATCTTCCTCGCCTCCTCCTTCGCCTTTATCGCCCCCATCCTCTACGGTGTACAAACCTGGGGCATTCCCGCAACCATGGGCGGCCTGATGGCGGCAGGATGCGTGTATCTGGTGCTGGCCACCCTGGTGAAATTCAGAGGTGATGCTTTCATCAAAAGGCTGCTACCTCCGGTTGTTGTCGGCCCTGTGATTATCGTGATCGGTCTGGGCCTTGCGCCGGTTGCCGTTAACATGGCGCTCGGTAAGAGCGGCGATGGTGGCCTGGTTCTGGTCGACCCAGAGCATGCCTTGATCATCTCCCTCGCCTCGCTGCTGACCACCATAGCCGTGGCTATCTTTGCCAAGGGTATCGTCAAGCTGATGCCAATCTTGGCTGGCATCATAGTGGGTTACGGCCTCAGCCTCTTCTTCGGCGTAGTCGACTTTGCCCCGGTCGCCCAGGCGAGCTGGTTGGCCATGCCTAACTTTGTGGCACCTGAATTTAACTGGCATGCCATCGCCTTCATGATCCCCGTGGCCATCGCCCCGGCGGTCGAGCATATTGGCGACATACTAGCGATCTCAAACGTGACTGGTAAAGACTATATGAAGAAGCCTGGCCTACACCGCACCCTGAGCGGCGACGGCATCGCGACCATAGCGGCATCGGTACTTGGCGGCCCACCAAACACCACCTACTCTGAGGTGACTGGCGCGGTGACGCTAACCAAGGCCTTCAACCCGGCCATCATGACCTGGACCGCCATCACCGCCATTCTGCTGGCCTTTATCGGCAAACTCGGCGCACTAATGCAGACCATTCCCGTGCCTGTGATGGGCGGCATCATGTGTTTGCTGTTCGGCTCAATTGCCGCCGTCGGCTTGAACTCACTGATCAAGAATCATGTGGATCTCAGCGAGCCAAGGAACCTCTGCATCGTCGGCGTGACCCTGGTCTTTGGTATCGGCGGCATGGCATTTGGTATCGGCTCATTCAGCCTCACGGGGATCAGCCTTTGCGGTATCGTGGCCATCACCATGAACCTCCTGCTGCCCGAGGCACACGCCCGTCAGGAGCAAGAAGTCGCCTAA
- a CDS encoding YeaH/YhbH family protein, whose amino-acid sequence MANFIDRRLNTKGKSTVNRQRFINRYKQQIKKAVSDAVTRRSVTDIDKGEKISIPTRDISEPTFHQGQGGMRERVHPGNDQFSRGDKVERPPQGGGQGSGQGDASNSGEGQDDFVFQISKDEYLELLFEDLELPNLQRNRLNKLVEYQTYRAGFTNDGVPANINIIRSLRSSLARRIAMSSSKKALLKELKAELEALEQTPGSEAEKIIALKEQIAELEAKIAKVPFIDTFDLRYNNFAKREVPSSQAVMFCLMDVSGSMDQATKDMAKRFYILLYLFLTRTYKNLEVVYIRHHTQAKEVDEHEFFYSQETGGTIVSSALKLMHEIQRERYPESEWNIYAAQASDGDNWADDSPTCRQILERKLLPVVRYFSYIEITNRAHQTLWREYEGLQKTHDNIAVQHIKQAEDIYPVFRELFKKQAV is encoded by the coding sequence ATGGCTAATTTTATCGATAGAAGATTGAATACTAAGGGAAAGAGTACAGTCAATCGTCAACGTTTTATCAACCGCTATAAGCAACAGATCAAGAAGGCCGTCAGTGATGCCGTGACCCGGCGCAGCGTGACCGACATAGATAAAGGCGAGAAGATCAGTATCCCGACCCGGGATATCAGCGAGCCCACCTTTCATCAGGGACAAGGGGGCATGCGCGAGCGGGTGCATCCGGGTAATGATCAGTTCTCCCGAGGCGATAAGGTGGAGCGTCCGCCCCAGGGCGGTGGACAAGGCAGCGGTCAGGGGGATGCGTCTAATTCAGGCGAGGGCCAGGACGATTTCGTATTTCAAATCTCCAAAGATGAATATTTGGAGTTGCTGTTTGAAGATCTCGAACTCCCTAACCTGCAGCGCAATCGCCTCAATAAACTAGTGGAGTATCAAACCTATCGCGCCGGTTTTACCAATGATGGCGTGCCCGCCAACATCAACATCATTCGCTCGCTGCGCTCATCCCTGGCACGGCGGATCGCCATGTCCTCCTCGAAGAAGGCGCTGCTGAAAGAGCTAAAAGCAGAGCTGGAGGCACTAGAGCAGACACCCGGTTCGGAGGCGGAGAAGATCATCGCCTTGAAGGAGCAGATAGCGGAGCTTGAGGCCAAGATTGCCAAGGTGCCCTTTATCGACACCTTCGATCTCAGGTACAACAATTTCGCCAAGCGCGAGGTGCCCTCGAGCCAGGCAGTGATGTTCTGCCTCATGGATGTGTCTGGCTCTATGGATCAAGCCACCAAAGATATGGCCAAACGCTTCTATATCCTGCTCTATCTGTTTCTCACCCGTACCTATAAGAATCTGGAGGTGGTCTACATACGGCACCACACCCAGGCAAAAGAGGTGGATGAACACGAGTTTTTCTACTCCCAGGAAACCGGCGGCACCATAGTCTCCAGTGCGCTCAAGCTGATGCATGAGATCCAGCGTGAGCGTTATCCAGAGAGCGAGTGGAACATCTATGCGGCCCAGGCATCGGATGGCGACAACTGGGCCGATGACTCCCCTACCTGCCGCCAGATCCTCGAGCGTAAGTTGCTACCTGTGGTGCGTTACTTTAGCTATATCGAGATCACCAACCGCGCCCATCAAACCCTGTGGCGTGAATACGAAGGACTACAGAAGACTCACGATAATATTGCAGTTCAGCACATTAAACAGGCCGAGGACATCTACCCTGTATTTAGAGAACTGTTTAAGAAACAAGCTGTTTAG
- a CDS encoding M48 family metalloprotease, producing MALFSIAPLGFANNDLPDLGTAAVNTFSLEKENSYGDAYMRVIRSSAPMLNDPVLNQYLTELGNRLVAHATGVKTPFYFFLLRNDEINAFAFFGGHVGVHTGLFLNADNESQLASVLGHEITHVTQRHLARSLEAQQKSSPATIAGLLGAILLTIAVPQVGMAAMATTQALATQAQINYTRLHEKEADRIGMQILVDAGFDPNGAADFFSKLATRYRFTTKPPQMLLTHPLPESRIAEARNRAAQYPHRYVADNLDFQLAKARIQVRFSSYSEEAALALFNDQIRKNSYQFEEAALYGKALALLRAEKAKESEVIIDKLLAKDPNNLFYIDTKTDLLLERHEHQQAIDLLTRERKLKPTSQVININLANALIENGKAKQAIPLLEDMIFLDKQNQLPLQLLSDAYKQTGNRAMEHFVKAETMALAADYDGAIDQLNFAYRLSEKNPLQLAKIEARIRQFKQSKKQLELL from the coding sequence ATGGCCCTGTTCTCTATCGCCCCCTTAGGCTTTGCCAACAACGATCTGCCAGATCTTGGCACCGCGGCAGTGAACACCTTCAGCCTGGAGAAAGAAAACAGCTACGGCGACGCCTATATGCGGGTGATCCGCTCTTCGGCGCCCATGCTTAACGATCCCGTACTCAATCAATACCTGACCGAGCTGGGTAACCGTCTGGTGGCCCACGCGACCGGGGTAAAGACCCCCTTCTATTTCTTCCTGCTTAGAAACGATGAGATCAACGCCTTCGCCTTCTTCGGCGGCCATGTGGGGGTTCATACCGGCTTATTTCTTAACGCCGATAACGAGAGCCAACTGGCCTCGGTATTAGGCCACGAGATCACCCACGTGACCCAGCGGCACCTGGCGCGTTCGCTCGAGGCGCAGCAGAAGAGCTCTCCCGCGACCATAGCGGGTCTGCTGGGCGCTATCTTGCTCACCATTGCGGTGCCTCAGGTGGGCATGGCGGCCATGGCGACCACCCAGGCCTTAGCGACTCAGGCGCAGATCAACTACACCCGCCTGCACGAGAAAGAGGCAGACCGTATCGGCATGCAGATCTTGGTCGACGCCGGCTTCGATCCTAACGGCGCGGCGGACTTCTTCTCTAAGCTGGCCACACGCTACCGTTTTACCACTAAGCCACCACAGATGTTGTTGACGCACCCCTTGCCCGAATCGCGAATTGCCGAGGCGAGAAACCGGGCGGCGCAATATCCCCACAGATATGTGGCCGATAACCTGGATTTTCAGCTGGCCAAGGCGCGTATTCAGGTGCGCTTCTCTAGCTACAGCGAAGAGGCAGCGCTGGCGCTATTTAACGACCAGATAAGAAAGAACAGCTACCAATTTGAAGAGGCTGCCTTGTACGGTAAGGCGCTTGCCCTACTGCGCGCCGAGAAGGCCAAGGAGTCTGAGGTCATCATAGACAAGCTGCTCGCCAAAGATCCCAATAACCTCTTCTATATCGATACCAAGACTGATCTCCTACTGGAGCGCCATGAACATCAACAGGCGATCGATCTGCTGACCCGTGAGCGTAAGCTTAAGCCCACCTCTCAGGTGATCAACATCAACCTTGCCAACGCGCTTATCGAAAATGGTAAGGCCAAACAGGCCATTCCCCTGCTGGAAGATATGATCTTCCTCGATAAGCAGAATCAATTGCCGCTACAGCTGCTGAGCGATGCCTACAAGCAGACCGGCAACCGCGCCATGGAGCATTTTGTCAAGGCCGAAACCATGGCTCTGGCGGCGGACTATGATGGCGCCATAGATCAGCTCAACTTTGCTTACCGGCTATCGGAGAAAAATCCGCTGCAGCTGGCGAAGATAGAGGCCAGGATCCGTCAGTTCAAACAGTCGAAGAAACAACTCGAACTGCTTTAG
- the sodB gene encoding superoxide dismutase [Fe] yields the protein MAFELPALPYAKNALEPHISQETIEYHYGKHHNTYVVKLNGLVEGTELAEKSLEEIVKTSTGGIFNNAAQIWNHTFYWNCLAPNAGGAATGDIAAAIDAAFGSFDAFKAQFTDAAVNNFGSAWTWLVKKADGSLAIVNTSNAATPLTDEGVTPLLTVDVWEHAYYIDYRNVRPDYMAAFWNLVNWEFVNSNFAA from the coding sequence ATGGCTTTTGAATTACCAGCACTGCCTTATGCGAAGAACGCACTCGAGCCCCATATTTCCCAGGAAACCATCGAGTATCACTATGGTAAGCATCACAACACCTATGTAGTGAAACTAAATGGTCTTGTTGAAGGTACTGAACTTGCCGAAAAGAGCCTAGAAGAGATCGTTAAAACTTCTACTGGCGGCATCTTCAACAACGCAGCTCAAATCTGGAACCACACTTTCTACTGGAACTGTCTAGCACCTAACGCCGGCGGCGCAGCAACTGGCGACATCGCCGCAGCTATCGACGCAGCCTTCGGTTCTTTCGATGCATTCAAGGCACAGTTCACCGATGCAGCCGTTAACAACTTCGGTAGCGCTTGGACTTGGTTAGTGAAGAAAGCTGACGGTAGCCTGGCCATCGTTAACACTAGCAACGCTGCTACCCCACTGACTGACGAAGGTGTTACACCCCTTCTGACTGTTGACGTTTGGGAGCACGCTTACTACATCGATTACCGTAACGTACGTCCTGATTACATGGCGGCGTTCTGGAACCTGGTTAACTGGGAATTCGTTAACAGCAACTTCGCTGCTTAA
- the hda gene encoding DnaA inactivator Hda, translating to MSPHSPVQLSLPVYLPDDETFNSYYPAAGNDELIQSLQACAEGRANKAVYLWGPVKAGRTHLMHATCARANELNRSSFYLPLGIHASISTELLEGLEQLDLVCIDDIDAIAGHPLWEEALFDLYNRVAEHKRCALVVSASATASDAGFSLPDLVSRMQWGLTYQLQPMADEEKLAALQRRAAMRGLQLPEDVGRFLLNRLARDLRTLFDVLDRLDKASLVHQRKLTIPFVKEMLRL from the coding sequence GTGTCACCCCATTCACCGGTACAACTTTCTTTACCCGTCTATCTGCCCGATGATGAGACCTTTAACAGTTATTATCCCGCGGCCGGTAACGACGAGCTGATCCAGAGCCTTCAGGCATGTGCCGAAGGGCGGGCCAACAAGGCCGTGTACCTCTGGGGGCCGGTCAAGGCGGGGCGTACACACCTGATGCACGCTACCTGTGCCAGAGCCAACGAGCTCAATCGCAGCAGCTTCTATCTGCCGCTTGGCATACATGCCAGTATCTCTACCGAACTGTTAGAGGGGCTAGAGCAGTTAGATCTCGTCTGTATCGATGATATCGATGCCATTGCGGGGCATCCTCTATGGGAGGAAGCGCTGTTCGATCTCTACAACCGGGTGGCGGAACATAAGCGCTGCGCCCTGGTGGTGAGCGCCAGTGCAACGGCCAGCGATGCGGGATTTTCCCTGCCGGACCTGGTGTCTCGTATGCAGTGGGGGCTGACCTATCAGCTACAACCTATGGCCGATGAGGAGAAGCTGGCGGCGCTGCAACGCAGGGCAGCGATGCGTGGATTACAGCTGCCGGAAGATGTGGGGCGCTTCTTGCTCAATCGTCTGGCGCGGGATCTGCGTACTTTGTTCGATGTGCTCGATCGCCTGGACAAGGCATCACTGGTACATCAGCGTAAGCTGACTATTCCCTTCGTAAAAGAGATGCTGCGCCTGTAG
- a CDS encoding Grx4 family monothiol glutaredoxin, which yields MDTNETVEKIKQQIAENPIIVYMKGSPKLPSCGFSSQVAQIMINCGAQFAYVDILQHPDIRAELPKYANWPTFPQLWVEGELIGGCDILTEMYQKGELQTLIADTAAKYADQEGEA from the coding sequence ATGGACACAAACGAAACTGTAGAAAAAATCAAACAGCAAATCGCTGAAAATCCTATCATCGTTTACATGAAAGGGTCTCCTAAGCTTCCTAGCTGTGGATTTTCTTCGCAAGTGGCGCAGATCATGATTAACTGCGGTGCTCAATTTGCCTATGTTGATATTTTGCAGCATCCCGATATCCGTGCCGAGCTGCCTAAATACGCGAACTGGCCAACCTTCCCACAGCTTTGGGTAGAAGGTGAGCTGATTGGTGGTTGCGACATCCTGACCGAGATGTATCAGAAGGGTGAACTACAGACTCTGATCGCCGATACGGCGGCCAAATATGCTGATCAAGAGGGTGAGGCTTAA
- a CDS encoding DUF2066 domain-containing protein yields MFKSLFSVVLAGTFCAASLNVAAVEVTELDRSAIKIADRSQQVKNQALSQAMQEVVLKNTGDRAALSAPLVAQAIAEPTAYIRQFGYQEQGGEQFLQASFDHSKIISLLRQAQLPVWGKQRPLTLLWLAQENEGKRELLNDSSVLESRSLIAKMSKTRGVPMLLPMMDLDDSMAISVTDVRGMFADTVAKASQRYGSDYFAMVSLDNQPDGQVSYQLSLYPANSEQPLFNPLTTQSAQVADMDAAVKAIFETISQYYVARYAIADSGEANSTQLTFVEITDRQQLLDIEKYLHQLSAVKSVSLTKLQGISAEFSLQLFGSEEDLYRLISLEPKIRSLEQSNSPDQLNMQSGLGVDEVVDPLSSSQTPRREYIWQGR; encoded by the coding sequence ATGTTTAAGAGTCTTTTTTCTGTGGTGCTTGCCGGTACGTTTTGCGCCGCGAGTCTGAATGTTGCCGCCGTCGAGGTGACCGAGCTGGACAGAAGTGCGATTAAGATCGCCGATCGCAGCCAGCAGGTAAAGAATCAGGCGCTAAGCCAGGCGATGCAAGAGGTGGTATTGAAAAATACCGGCGATCGCGCCGCCCTTAGCGCGCCTTTGGTGGCTCAGGCCATTGCCGAACCTACCGCTTATATACGTCAGTTTGGCTACCAGGAGCAGGGCGGCGAGCAGTTCCTGCAGGCTTCATTCGACCACAGTAAGATCATCAGCCTACTGCGTCAGGCTCAGCTGCCCGTTTGGGGTAAGCAGCGCCCACTGACGCTGTTGTGGCTAGCTCAGGAGAATGAGGGCAAGCGTGAGCTACTCAACGACTCCTCAGTGCTGGAGAGCCGTAGCCTGATCGCCAAGATGTCGAAGACGCGCGGGGTGCCCATGCTACTGCCTATGATGGATCTCGATGATTCCATGGCCATCAGCGTCACCGACGTGCGTGGTATGTTTGCCGATACCGTGGCTAAGGCCAGTCAGCGTTATGGCAGTGACTACTTTGCCATGGTGTCGCTGGACAACCAGCCAGATGGTCAGGTGAGCTATCAGTTGTCCCTCTACCCGGCGAATAGCGAACAGCCGCTGTTTAATCCACTGACCACTCAGTCGGCTCAGGTTGCCGATATGGACGCCGCGGTAAAGGCGATCTTCGAGACGATCAGTCAATACTATGTGGCGCGCTACGCCATTGCCGATAGCGGCGAGGCTAACAGTACTCAGCTGACTTTTGTCGAGATAACCGACCGTCAGCAGCTGCTGGATATTGAGAAATACCTGCATCAACTCAGTGCGGTTAAGTCTGTGTCCCTGACTAAGTTGCAGGGGATCTCCGCCGAGTTTTCGTTGCAGCTTTTTGGCAGCGAAGAAGATCTGTATCGTTTGATCAGCCTGGAGCCTAAGATCCGCAGCCTGGAGCAGTCAAATAGCCCGGATCAGCTCAACATGCAGTCGGGATTGGGCGTCGATGAGGTGGTGGATCCGTTATCATCGTCACAGACTCCGCGCCGCGAGTATATTTGGCAAGGACGTTAA
- a CDS encoding PrkA family serine protein kinase yields the protein MGIFEHYQQRYEKKLDEEYSLQEFLAICKEDRIAYASAAERLLTAIGKPEVIDTSKDPILSRIFSNRLISRYPAFKDFYGMEDSIEQIVAYLKHSAQGLEESKQILYLLGPVGGGKSSLAEKLKSLMQKVPIYVLSANGQRSPVNDHPFCLFNPEEDGELLKSEYNIPERYLKTIMSPWAVKRLHEFGGDISQFKVVKVFPAILDQIGIAKTEPGDENNQDISSLVGKVDIRQLEHYAQHDADAYSYSGALCRANQGLMEFVEMFKAPIKVLHPLLTATQEGNYNGTEGLSALPFNGIILAHSNESEWTTFRNNKTNEAFLDRVYIVKVPYCLRVSEEIQIYEKLLTNSELAQAPCAPYTLETLAQFSVLSRIKAPENSSIYSKMRVYDGESLKDTDPKAKSYQEYRDYAGVDEGMQGLSTRFAFKILSKVFNFDHSEIAANPVHLFYVLERQIEQEQFPAETAERYMEFLKGYLTPKYIEFIGKEIQTAYLESYSEYGQNIFDRYVTYADFWIQDQEYRDPETGQLFDRAALNAELEKIEKPAGISNPKDFRNEIVNFVLRARANNEGSNPLWTSYEKLRTVIEKKMFSNTEDLLPVISFNTKTSTDDQRKHDDFVNRMMEKGYTKKQVRLLSEWYLRVRKSS from the coding sequence ATGGGCATTTTCGAGCATTATCAACAGCGCTATGAAAAAAAATTAGATGAAGAGTATTCACTACAAGAGTTTCTGGCTATCTGTAAAGAAGACAGGATCGCCTACGCATCGGCGGCCGAGCGACTACTTACGGCCATAGGTAAGCCGGAGGTCATAGACACCTCTAAGGATCCGATCCTTAGCCGCATCTTCTCCAACAGGCTAATCTCTCGCTATCCCGCCTTTAAAGATTTTTACGGCATGGAAGATTCTATCGAGCAGATCGTCGCCTACCTCAAACACTCGGCCCAGGGACTGGAAGAGTCGAAACAGATCCTCTATCTCCTCGGCCCTGTGGGCGGCGGTAAGTCCTCCCTGGCCGAGAAACTAAAGTCATTGATGCAGAAAGTGCCCATCTATGTACTGAGCGCCAATGGCCAACGCAGCCCAGTCAACGACCATCCCTTCTGTCTGTTCAATCCGGAGGAGGATGGGGAGCTGCTTAAGAGCGAATACAACATACCCGAGCGCTACCTCAAGACCATAATGTCGCCATGGGCGGTGAAGCGCCTGCATGAGTTTGGCGGCGATATCTCCCAGTTCAAGGTGGTCAAGGTCTTCCCCGCCATCCTTGATCAGATTGGGATAGCCAAGACAGAACCAGGTGATGAGAATAATCAGGATATCTCATCGCTCGTCGGTAAGGTGGATATCCGTCAGCTGGAGCACTACGCCCAGCATGACGCCGATGCCTACTCCTACTCGGGCGCCTTGTGCCGTGCCAACCAAGGCCTGATGGAGTTCGTTGAGATGTTTAAGGCGCCGATCAAGGTGCTGCACCCCTTGCTGACCGCCACCCAGGAGGGTAACTACAACGGCACCGAAGGCCTGTCGGCCCTGCCCTTCAACGGCATCATTCTGGCGCACTCTAACGAGTCGGAATGGACCACATTTAGAAACAACAAGACCAACGAGGCCTTCTTAGATAGGGTCTACATAGTCAAGGTGCCCTATTGCCTGAGGGTGTCAGAAGAGATCCAGATCTACGAGAAACTGCTCACCAACTCAGAGCTGGCTCAGGCGCCCTGTGCGCCGTATACCCTAGAGACGCTGGCCCAATTTAGCGTGCTGTCACGCATCAAGGCGCCGGAAAACTCTTCCATCTACTCTAAGATGCGGGTCTATGATGGCGAGAGCCTGAAAGATACCGATCCTAAGGCCAAGTCTTATCAGGAGTATCGCGACTATGCCGGCGTGGATGAAGGGATGCAAGGGCTCTCTACCCGCTTCGCCTTTAAGATCCTCTCTAAGGTGTTTAACTTCGATCACAGTGAGATCGCCGCCAACCCTGTGCACCTCTTCTATGTGCTGGAACGCCAAATCGAACAGGAACAGTTCCCCGCCGAGACGGCAGAGCGCTACATGGAGTTTCTAAAAGGCTATCTCACCCCTAAATATATCGAGTTCATCGGTAAAGAGATCCAGACCGCCTACCTGGAATCCTATTCGGAATATGGCCAGAACATCTTCGACCGTTATGTCACCTACGCCGATTTCTGGATCCAGGATCAGGAGTACCGGGACCCAGAGACAGGTCAGCTGTTCGATCGCGCCGCCCTCAACGCCGAGCTTGAGAAGATAGAGAAGCCTGCGGGGATCAGTAACCCGAAAGACTTCCGCAACGAGATCGTCAACTTCGTGCTGCGCGCCAGGGCCAACAACGAAGGCTCTAACCCGCTGTGGACCAGCTACGAGAAACTGCGTACTGTCATCGAGAAGAAGATGTTCTCCAACACAGAAGATCTGCTGCCGGTTATCTCATTCAATACCAAGACCTCCACAGACGATCAGCGTAAGCACGACGATTTCGTCAATCGTATGATGGAGAAAGGCTACACCAAGAAACAGGTCAGACTCCTGTCTGAGTGGTATTTACGGGTTCGTAAATCATCTTGA
- a CDS encoding DUF2069 domain-containing protein, with protein MSSKTLFQISRAAYVALLLLMTAWFGNQGLTGQYSLIFSLLWILPLLAPLKGILTGQPYTYAWASFIICLYMLHGLTLLYVTETALVFAICEVALLSLLMVTLPFYARIRGRELGLGLKKRKK; from the coding sequence ATGAGCTCAAAGACACTGTTTCAAATTAGCCGCGCCGCCTATGTGGCGCTGCTGCTGTTGATGACCGCCTGGTTTGGCAATCAGGGATTGACCGGACAATATTCACTGATCTTCAGCCTGCTGTGGATCTTGCCCCTGCTGGCGCCGCTTAAGGGGATCTTAACCGGTCAGCCCTACACCTATGCCTGGGCAAGTTTCATCATCTGCCTCTATATGTTGCATGGCCTGACCCTGCTCTATGTCACCGAGACGGCACTGGTATTCGCCATCTGCGAGGTGGCATTGCTGAGCCTCTTGATGGTCACCTTGCCCTTCTACGCGCGCATCCGCGGTCGCGAATTGGGCCTGGGACTGAAGAAGCGCAAGAAATAG
- the arsC gene encoding arsenate reductase (glutaredoxin) (This arsenate reductase requires both glutathione and glutaredoxin to convert arsenate to arsenite, after which the efflux transporter formed by ArsA and ArsB can extrude the arsenite from the cell, providing resistance.) — translation MTQVSIIHNPRCSKSRQTLALLEEKACDIQVIEYLKTPLTKVEIRSILDKLGLAPRELMRTKEEEYKALNLADVTDDEALIQAMVDTPKLIERPIVLANGKAAIGRPPENVLAIL, via the coding sequence ATGACGCAAGTAAGCATAATTCATAACCCCCGTTGCTCTAAAAGCCGCCAAACCCTGGCGCTGCTCGAAGAGAAAGCCTGCGATATCCAAGTGATCGAATACCTCAAGACACCACTGACCAAGGTGGAGATCCGCAGCATCTTAGATAAGCTCGGCCTAGCGCCACGTGAGCTGATGCGCACCAAGGAAGAGGAATACAAGGCGTTGAACCTGGCCGACGTCACCGACGACGAGGCGCTTATCCAGGCCATGGTCGATACTCCTAAGCTGATCGAGCGTCCTATCGTGCTGGCAAATGGTAAGGCGGCAATTGGTCGCCCCCCAGAAAACGTACTGGCCATCCTGTAA